One segment of Proteus appendicitidis DNA contains the following:
- a CDS encoding quinone oxidoreductase, with the protein MANRIQFATHGDVDVLEFATFTPAPLGDHEVQVANKAIGINYIDTYVRSGLYPVSQFPSGLGTEAAGIIIKTGAKVTSLKEGDRVVYAQSPLGAYSDTHNVPENKVARLPDNISFEQAAASFLKGLTVYYLFNETYKLQAGETFLFHAAAGGVGLIASQWAKAIGAKMIGTAGSDEKVAKAKTAGAWEVINYQTESIVERVLALTNNQKVPVVYDSVGKATWLDSLDCLQRRGLMVSFGNASGAVTGVDLGILNKKGSLYVTRPSISGYITTREELDAASEALFTLIGSGKIDVSVPDNQKFALADAKEAHRYLESRQSQGSSLLIP; encoded by the coding sequence ATGGCTAATCGTATTCAATTTGCAACTCATGGCGATGTAGATGTTCTTGAGTTTGCAACATTTACACCCGCTCCTCTTGGCGATCATGAAGTTCAAGTTGCCAATAAGGCAATTGGTATTAACTATATTGATACTTATGTACGTAGCGGGTTATATCCTGTAAGCCAATTCCCAAGTGGATTAGGCACTGAAGCTGCGGGCATTATTATCAAAACAGGCGCTAAAGTGACTTCACTAAAAGAAGGGGACAGAGTTGTTTATGCACAATCTCCATTAGGGGCTTATAGCGATACGCATAATGTACCAGAAAATAAAGTGGCACGTCTGCCTGATAATATCTCTTTTGAACAAGCTGCCGCCTCTTTCTTAAAAGGATTAACAGTTTATTATCTCTTCAATGAAACCTATAAATTACAAGCGGGTGAAACCTTCTTATTCCATGCGGCTGCTGGTGGCGTTGGTTTAATTGCAAGCCAATGGGCGAAAGCCATTGGTGCGAAAATGATTGGTACAGCAGGCAGCGATGAAAAAGTTGCCAAAGCAAAAACCGCAGGTGCATGGGAAGTGATTAATTACCAGACTGAGTCGATTGTGGAACGTGTGTTGGCGCTAACTAATAATCAAAAAGTGCCTGTTGTTTACGATTCTGTTGGTAAAGCAACGTGGTTAGATTCGTTAGACTGCTTGCAACGCCGTGGCTTAATGGTGAGTTTTGGCAATGCATCAGGTGCCGTAACGGGTGTTGATTTAGGTATTCTCAATAAAAAAGGTTCTCTGTATGTGACGCGCCCATCTATTTCGGGTTATATCACAACGCGTGAAGAGCTAGATGCCGCAAGTGAAGCGCTATTTACGTTAATTGGTAGCGGTAAAATTGATGTAAGTGTGCCAGATAATCAGAAATTTGCTTTAGCAGATGCGAAAGAGGCACATCGTTACCTTGAAAGTAGACAATCTCAAGGATCAAGCTTACTTATTCCTTAA
- the dnaB gene encoding replicative DNA helicase, which yields MARNKTTDKLMSDIKDRQMEGLKLPPHSLEAEQSVLGGLMIDNERWDNVSERVTAEDFYSRPHRTIFSQMQRLLELGKPIDLITLSEALEQNAELDSVGGFAYLAELSKNTPSAANINAYADIVRERAVVRDMIKVANEIADAGFDPQGRTSEDLLDFAESRVFQIAETRANKDEGPKAIDAILEETVEKIEQLYQKPHDGVTGVSSGYQDLDKKTAGLQKSDLIIVAARPSMGKTTFAMNLCENAAMTEEKPVLIFSLEMPGNQIMMRMLASLSRVDQTRIRTGQLDDEDWARISSTMGILLEKRNMYIDDSSGLTPTEVRSRARRIYREHGGLSLIMIDYLQLMRVPSLSENRTLEIAEISRSLKALAKELQVPVVALSQLNRSLEQRADKRPVNSDLRESGSIEQDADLIMFIYRDEVYHESSDLKGVAEIIIGKQRNGPIGTVRLTFNGQWSRFDNYAGPAYDDE from the coding sequence ATGGCCAGAAACAAGACCACTGACAAGCTGATGTCTGATATTAAAGACCGACAAATGGAGGGATTAAAGCTACCTCCCCATTCGCTGGAAGCAGAGCAGTCCGTGTTAGGCGGTCTGATGATAGATAATGAACGTTGGGATAATGTTTCTGAACGCGTCACCGCTGAAGATTTTTATAGCCGACCTCATCGTACTATTTTCTCGCAAATGCAACGTTTGTTGGAATTAGGCAAGCCTATCGATCTTATTACGCTATCCGAAGCATTAGAACAAAATGCGGAGTTAGACAGTGTAGGAGGTTTTGCTTATTTAGCCGAACTTTCAAAAAATACGCCAAGTGCGGCGAACATCAACGCTTATGCGGATATCGTCCGAGAGCGTGCGGTTGTTCGCGATATGATAAAAGTTGCCAACGAAATTGCAGATGCAGGTTTTGATCCTCAAGGACGCACCAGTGAAGATCTACTCGACTTTGCTGAATCAAGAGTGTTCCAAATTGCTGAAACAAGAGCCAATAAAGATGAAGGCCCTAAAGCAATAGACGCTATTTTAGAAGAGACGGTTGAAAAGATAGAACAGCTCTATCAAAAACCTCATGATGGTGTCACAGGGGTTTCCAGTGGTTATCAAGATCTAGATAAAAAAACCGCAGGATTACAAAAGTCAGATTTAATTATTGTTGCTGCACGTCCTTCTATGGGTAAAACCACATTTGCCATGAACTTATGTGAAAATGCGGCAATGACGGAAGAAAAACCCGTCCTTATCTTCAGTTTAGAGATGCCCGGCAACCAAATCATGATGCGTATGTTGGCATCATTATCTCGTGTCGATCAGACAAGAATTCGTACAGGGCAGCTTGATGATGAGGATTGGGCGCGTATTTCAAGCACCATGGGTATTTTGCTTGAAAAGCGCAATATGTACATCGATGACTCATCGGGTTTAACACCAACAGAAGTTCGCTCTCGCGCTCGCCGTATTTATCGTGAACATGGCGGTTTAAGCCTTATCATGATTGACTACTTGCAGCTAATGAGAGTACCTTCATTATCTGAAAATAGAACATTAGAAATTGCTGAAATTTCTCGTTCTTTAAAAGCGTTAGCTAAAGAATTACAAGTTCCTGTGGTTGCTTTATCACAGTTAAACCGTAGTTTGGAACAACGTGCTGATAAACGCCCTGTTAACTCCGACTTACGTGAATCAGGCTCTATTGAGCAAGATGCTGACCTTATCATGTTTATTTATCGTGATGAGGTTTACCACGAAAGTAGTGATTTAAAAGGGGTTGCAGAAATCATCATCGGTAAACAACGTAACGGCCCAATTGGTACAGTCAGGCTGACCTTTAACGGTCAATGGTCACGTTTTGATAACTATGCTGGTCCTGCTTACGATGATGAATAA
- the alr gene encoding alanine racemase — MKAATAVIDRRALRHNFQHVRDYAPHSHLIAVVKANAYGHGLLETAYTLMDNADCFGVARIGEALTLRSGGIVKPILLLEGFFDVADLPILVVNHIETVVHSQEQLEALEQANLDEPVKVWMKIDTGMHRLGVRPEDAQAFYLRLSACKNVQQPVNIVSHFSRADEPDVPEVTQKQISLFQDFIQDKAGDKSIAASAGILFWPQVHYQWVRPGIITYGISPTGDERTGKDFGLTPAMTLKTSLIAVRKHKAGEPVGYGGTWVSEKDTYLGVIAIGYGDGYPRSAPSGTPVWINGRKVPIVGRVSMDMISVDLGTELVDSVGDEAILWGDILPVEEIAKYSGISAYELITKLTSRVIMEYLDEQ, encoded by the coding sequence ATGAAAGCGGCAACCGCAGTGATAGATCGCCGCGCTCTGCGTCACAATTTTCAGCATGTGAGAGACTATGCCCCACATAGCCACCTGATAGCTGTCGTGAAAGCAAACGCTTATGGTCATGGGTTATTAGAAACAGCATATACCTTAATGGACAATGCTGATTGTTTTGGTGTTGCGCGTATTGGTGAAGCATTAACCTTACGAAGTGGGGGAATTGTAAAACCCATTCTTCTGTTAGAGGGCTTTTTTGATGTCGCTGACCTACCTATTTTAGTCGTCAACCACATTGAAACGGTTGTTCATAGCCAAGAGCAATTAGAAGCATTAGAACAGGCAAACTTAGATGAACCGGTCAAAGTATGGATGAAAATTGATACGGGGATGCACCGTTTAGGAGTGCGGCCTGAAGATGCACAAGCCTTCTATTTACGACTTTCTGCCTGCAAAAATGTACAACAACCTGTCAATATTGTAAGCCATTTTAGTCGCGCTGATGAGCCAGATGTTCCTGAAGTAACACAAAAACAAATCTCACTATTTCAAGATTTTATTCAAGATAAAGCCGGTGATAAATCTATCGCCGCTTCTGCTGGTATTTTATTTTGGCCTCAAGTCCATTATCAGTGGGTTCGCCCCGGTATTATTACTTATGGTATCTCTCCCACTGGTGATGAAAGAACGGGTAAAGATTTTGGCTTAACTCCTGCAATGACACTGAAAACAAGCCTGATTGCCGTTCGTAAACATAAAGCGGGTGAGCCTGTTGGTTATGGTGGTACATGGGTAAGTGAAAAAGACACTTATCTTGGTGTGATCGCGATTGGTTATGGCGATGGTTATCCTCGTAGCGCACCTTCAGGTACGCCTGTGTGGATCAATGGTCGAAAAGTGCCTATTGTTGGTCGAGTTTCAATGGATATGATAAGCGTCGATTTGGGGACAGAACTGGTTGATAGTGTTGGTGATGAAGCAATTTTATGGGGAGATATATTGCCCGTAGAAGAAATTGCCAAATATAGTGGTATTAGCGCCTATGAGTTGATTACGAAATTAACCTCGCGCGTCATCATGGAATACCTAGACGAACAATAA
- a CDS encoding aromatic amino acid transaminase — protein MFQQVEAFPGDPILSLMDVYNKDPRQDKINLSIGLYYDEEGKTPILGTVSVARQQLNAMTPTATLYLPMEGLAPYRSEIQDLLFGADNPLIAEKKIATIQTLGGSGALKVGADFLHRYFPGSEVWISDPTWDNHASIFAGSGFKVNYYPYFDPETKGVKFEALLDCFKNLPEKSIVLMHPCCHNPTGSDLTKDQWDQVTEVLKARQAIPFLDIAYQGFAENLDEDAYAIRTMAKAGLPILISNSFSKIFGIYGERAGGLSIVCDNATECENVLGQLKAGVRRIYSSPANYGAQIVNRVLSDQVLTAQWQKEVAHMRDRIKEMRVTLVEALKIALPEKNFDHLLTQRGMFSYTGFTQAQVDRLRDEFGIYLVGTGRVCMAGVNTGNVQRIAQAFAAVSI, from the coding sequence GTGTTTCAACAGGTTGAAGCGTTTCCGGGAGATCCGATTCTCTCATTGATGGATGTTTATAACAAAGACCCACGTCAGGATAAAATTAATTTAAGCATTGGTCTTTATTATGACGAAGAAGGCAAGACCCCTATTTTAGGAACAGTTTCCGTTGCACGTCAGCAACTTAATGCCATGACTCCTACCGCAACACTTTATTTACCAATGGAAGGGCTGGCACCTTATCGCAGCGAAATTCAAGATCTCCTTTTCGGTGCAGATAATCCTCTCATTGCAGAAAAGAAAATTGCCACAATCCAAACATTAGGTGGATCAGGGGCATTAAAAGTGGGTGCTGATTTTCTGCATCGCTATTTCCCAGGATCAGAAGTGTGGATAAGTGATCCAACTTGGGATAACCATGCCTCTATTTTTGCTGGCTCTGGTTTCAAGGTGAATTACTACCCTTACTTTGATCCTGAAACCAAAGGCGTAAAATTTGAAGCGCTACTCGATTGCTTTAAAAATCTGCCTGAAAAAAGCATCGTATTGATGCACCCATGTTGCCACAATCCAACAGGCTCTGATCTGACTAAAGATCAATGGGATCAAGTCACTGAAGTATTAAAAGCTCGCCAAGCAATTCCATTCTTAGATATTGCTTATCAAGGCTTTGCTGAAAATTTAGATGAAGATGCTTACGCTATTCGTACTATGGCAAAAGCAGGATTACCGATACTTATCAGTAACTCTTTTTCAAAAATATTTGGGATCTACGGTGAACGTGCTGGTGGTCTATCGATTGTTTGTGATAATGCCACTGAATGCGAAAATGTATTAGGCCAGTTAAAAGCGGGTGTACGTCGTATCTATTCAAGCCCTGCAAATTATGGTGCGCAAATTGTCAATAGAGTGCTATCAGACCAAGTTTTAACGGCACAATGGCAAAAAGAAGTCGCGCATATGCGTGATCGCATTAAAGAAATGCGCGTTACTTTAGTCGAAGCTTTAAAAATTGCCCTGCCTGAAAAGAATTTTGATCATCTATTAACTCAACGCGGTATGTTCAGCTATACCGGTTTTACACAAGCACAAGTTGATAGATTACGTGACGAATTTGGTATTTATCTTGTCGGTACTGGCCGTGTTTGTATGGCGGGTGTTAATACAGGTAATGTTCAGCGTATTGCACAAGCTTTTGCGGCTGTAAGTATTTAA
- a CDS encoding serine dehydratase subunit alpha family protein, protein MSQNKNSHLWSQFVRQLREGVKPAVGCTEPISLALAAAKATALLGEPVVRVEAWVSPNLMKNGMGVTVPGTGMAGLPIAAALGATGGDPDAGLEVLLKASADAVAQAKTLVAQGKITVGVKAPCEDVLYSEAKVYSQSGYAIVSIAREHTHVVRCECNGNVVFEEDKSALTHHCGSTDEKPFTDVCAEDIYHFALNVPVSEIEFMLNAARLNGALSEEGLQNTYGLAIGRTLILQQEKGLLGKDLLNEIMIRASAASDARMGGAVLPAMSNSGSGNQGIAATLPVMVVAEFIKADDETLLRALVLSHLMAIYVHSHFPPLSALCAATTASMGAAAGMAWLLTKDFNTVSMSINSMIGDISGIICDGASNSCAMKVSSSAASAYKAVLMAMQNQSVTGTDGIVSDDVDSSIANLCALASRAMQHTDIQIIEIMEEKARRNAGEKKQAVNI, encoded by the coding sequence ATGAGCCAGAACAAAAATTCTCATTTATGGTCACAGTTTGTTCGTCAGTTACGCGAAGGTGTTAAGCCAGCAGTAGGGTGTACTGAGCCAATTTCATTAGCATTGGCAGCCGCGAAAGCAACTGCGCTTTTAGGTGAACCTGTTGTTCGTGTCGAAGCTTGGGTTTCACCAAATTTGATGAAAAACGGAATGGGCGTAACAGTGCCGGGAACGGGAATGGCTGGGCTACCTATTGCAGCCGCATTAGGTGCGACAGGAGGAGATCCTGATGCTGGGTTGGAGGTCTTATTAAAAGCATCTGCTGATGCAGTTGCTCAAGCTAAGACACTGGTTGCTCAAGGTAAAATCACAGTGGGCGTAAAAGCACCTTGTGAAGATGTTCTTTACTCTGAAGCGAAAGTATATAGCCAATCTGGTTATGCCATCGTCAGTATCGCAAGAGAGCATACACACGTTGTTCGCTGTGAATGTAACGGTAACGTTGTTTTTGAAGAAGATAAATCAGCGCTTACTCATCATTGTGGATCTACTGATGAAAAACCTTTTACTGATGTTTGTGCTGAAGATATTTATCACTTCGCACTTAATGTGCCAGTGAGTGAAATTGAGTTTATGCTCAATGCTGCTCGTTTAAATGGTGCTTTATCAGAAGAAGGATTACAAAACACCTATGGATTAGCCATTGGTCGTACCTTAATTCTGCAACAAGAGAAAGGTTTGTTAGGTAAAGACTTACTTAATGAAATCATGATCAGAGCATCAGCAGCCTCTGATGCTCGTATGGGTGGGGCGGTATTGCCTGCAATGAGTAATTCAGGCTCGGGTAATCAGGGCATTGCCGCAACATTACCTGTAATGGTGGTTGCTGAATTTATTAAAGCAGATGATGAAACCTTACTGCGTGCATTGGTTTTATCTCACTTAATGGCAATTTATGTTCATAGCCATTTTCCACCACTTTCCGCCCTTTGTGCTGCAACAACCGCTTCAATGGGAGCAGCCGCAGGAATGGCATGGTTACTCACAAAAGATTTCAACACAGTCAGTATGTCTATCAACAGTATGATTGGTGATATCAGTGGCATTATCTGTGATGGCGCATCGAATAGCTGTGCAATGAAAGTATCAAGTAGTGCAGCGAGTGCTTATAAAGCCGTATTAATGGCGATGCAAAATCAAAGTGTTACGGGTACTGATGGTATTGTCAGTGACGATGTCGATAGCTCAATAGCGAATCTCTGTGCATTAGCGAGTCGTGCAATGCAACATACCGATATTCAAATCATTGAGATTATGGAAGAAAAAGCGCGTCGTAATGCTGGGGAAAAGAAGCAAGCTGTCAATATATAA
- a CDS encoding amino acid permease yields the protein METASSKTETTSYPATSAGARRAGMTEQEWRAAIKFDGNDAGWVIMSIGMAIGAGIVFLPVQVGLMGLWVFLLSSIIGYPAMYLFQRLFINTLAESPECKDYPSVITGYLGKNWGILLGALYFVMLVIWMFVYSTAITNDSASYLQTFGVTDGLLSENPFYGLILICALVAISSRGEQLLFKVSSFMVLTKLLVVAALGISMIGMWHLYNVGALPPAGRLIKEAIITLPFTLTSILFIQTLSPMVISYRGRNKNREVARHKALRAMNIAFGVLFCTVFFYAISFTLAMGHDEAVKAYEQNISALAIAAKFFPGGWVTVVSVMLNIFAVMTAFFGVYLGFREATQGIVMNILQRYLPADKINQKWVQNGIMIFAVLLAWGAIILNAPVLSFTSICSPIFGMVGCLIPAYLVYKVPMLHKYKGASLYLIIFTGLLLVISPFLAFS from the coding sequence ATGGAAACGGCTTCCTCAAAAACAGAGACCACAAGCTATCCCGCAACTAGTGCTGGCGCTCGCCGCGCAGGTATGACAGAACAAGAATGGCGTGCAGCAATTAAATTTGACGGCAATGATGCGGGCTGGGTTATCATGAGTATCGGTATGGCTATCGGTGCAGGTATTGTATTTTTACCTGTGCAGGTAGGTCTGATGGGATTATGGGTTTTCCTACTATCCTCGATCATTGGTTATCCTGCTATGTACCTTTTCCAACGTCTATTTATTAATACGTTGGCTGAATCTCCTGAGTGTAAAGACTACCCAAGCGTTATCACCGGTTATCTCGGTAAAAACTGGGGTATTTTATTAGGCGCACTCTACTTTGTGATGTTAGTCATTTGGATGTTTGTTTACTCAACGGCAATTACCAATGACAGTGCTTCTTACTTACAAACATTTGGTGTTACTGACGGTTTACTGTCAGAAAATCCATTCTATGGTTTGATCTTGATTTGCGCTTTAGTCGCTATCTCTTCTCGTGGTGAACAATTACTGTTTAAAGTATCAAGCTTTATGGTACTGACTAAACTGCTTGTGGTCGCAGCGTTAGGGATCTCCATGATTGGTATGTGGCATCTTTATAACGTGGGTGCATTACCACCAGCTGGACGTTTAATCAAAGAAGCAATCATTACATTACCTTTTACCCTGACTTCAATTCTGTTTATCCAAACATTAAGCCCTATGGTTATCTCTTACCGTGGTCGTAATAAAAACCGTGAAGTTGCTCGTCACAAAGCGTTACGCGCAATGAACATCGCGTTCGGTGTGTTGTTCTGTACGGTTTTCTTCTATGCAATTTCATTCACATTAGCAATGGGTCATGATGAAGCCGTTAAAGCGTATGAACAAAATATCTCTGCATTAGCGATTGCGGCGAAATTCTTCCCTGGTGGTTGGGTAACTGTTGTAAGCGTTATGTTGAATATCTTTGCCGTAATGACTGCATTCTTTGGTGTCTACTTAGGTTTCCGTGAAGCGACACAAGGGATCGTTATGAATATTCTGCAACGCTATCTCCCAGCAGACAAAATCAACCAAAAATGGGTACAAAACGGCATCATGATTTTCGCTGTGCTTTTAGCATGGGGGGCAATCATCCTGAATGCACCAGTGCTGAGTTTTACCTCAATTTGTAGCCCTATCTTCGGTATGGTGGGTTGTCTTATTCCTGCATACTTAGTGTACAAAGTACCAATGTTACACAAATACAAAGGTGCATCGCTCTACCTGATTATTTTTACCGGTTTACTGCTCGTTATCTCTCCGTTCTTGGCATTTTCATAG
- the uvrA gene encoding excinuclease ABC subunit UvrA, with protein MDKIEVRGARTHNLKNINLIIPRDKLIVITGLSGSGKSSLAFDTLYAEGQRRYVESLSAYARQFLSLMEKPDVDHIEGLSPAISIEQKSTSHNPRSTVGTITEIHDYLRLLFARVGEPRCPDHDIPLAAQTVSQMVDNVLEQPEGKRLMLLAPVVKERKGEHIKLLNNLAAQGYIRARIDGEVCDLSDPPTLELQKKHTIEVVIDRFKVRDDLAQRLAESFETALELSGGTAVISDMDDNNADDIVFSANFACPVCGYSMSELEPRLFSFNNPAGACPTCDGLGVQQFFDPELVIQNREISLAGGAIKGWDRRNFYYFQMLRSLGEHYHFDVEAPFDSLPDNIQKVILTGSGKENIEFKYTNDRGDVVVRHHPFEGVLNNMERRYRETESSAVREELSKYISNRSCASCGGTRLRREARHVYVENTTLPEIADYSIGHAMTFFQNLKLSGQRAKIAEKVLKEISDRLKFLVNVGLNYLTLSRSAETLSGGEAQRIRLASQIGAGLVGVMYVLDEPSIGLHQRDNDRLLETLIHLRNLGNTVIVVEHDEDAIRAADHIIDIGPGAGVHGGEIVAQGTLEDIINNPNSLTGKFLSGERRIAIPEQRVPVDREKMLTILGAKGNNLKNVNLKLPVGLFTCITGVSGSGKSTLINDTLFPIAQRQLNGATNSVPAPYLDVEGLEYFDKVIDINQSPIGRTPRSNPATYTGVFTPIRELFAGVPESRTRGYTPGRFSFNVKGGRCEACQGDGVIKVEMHFLPDVYVPCDQCKGQRYNRETLEVKYKGKNIHEALDMTIEEAREFFDAVPALARKLQTLIDVGLSYIRLGQSATTLSGGEAQRVKLAKELSKRGTGQTLYILDEPTTGLHFADIELLLEVLHQLRDQGNTIVVIEHNLDVIKTADWIVDLGPEGGSGGGQILVSGTPEQVAEFEGSHTARFLKPILERGY; from the coding sequence ATGGATAAAATCGAAGTACGGGGCGCTCGCACCCATAATCTAAAAAATATCAATTTGATCATTCCTCGCGATAAACTGATTGTTATTACGGGGCTTTCTGGTTCAGGTAAATCTTCTTTAGCCTTTGATACGCTTTATGCAGAAGGGCAGCGACGCTATGTCGAATCGCTTTCTGCCTATGCTCGTCAGTTTCTTTCGTTAATGGAAAAACCTGACGTTGATCATATTGAAGGCTTGTCTCCCGCTATTTCGATTGAGCAGAAATCTACGTCGCATAACCCGCGTTCGACTGTGGGAACGATTACAGAAATTCACGACTACTTGCGTCTTTTATTTGCTCGTGTGGGGGAGCCTCGTTGTCCTGATCACGATATTCCATTAGCCGCTCAAACCGTTAGCCAAATGGTTGATAATGTACTTGAGCAACCAGAGGGCAAGCGCTTAATGCTGTTAGCACCTGTGGTGAAAGAGCGTAAAGGTGAGCATATTAAGTTGCTCAACAACCTTGCTGCCCAAGGCTATATTCGTGCGCGTATTGATGGCGAAGTGTGCGATCTCTCTGATCCTCCAACACTAGAATTACAGAAAAAACATACCATTGAAGTAGTGATTGACCGTTTTAAAGTGCGTGACGATCTTGCTCAACGTTTAGCGGAATCTTTTGAAACCGCATTAGAGCTTTCTGGTGGTACTGCTGTTATCTCTGATATGGATGATAACAATGCCGATGATATTGTTTTTTCTGCAAACTTTGCCTGTCCTGTTTGTGGTTATAGCATGAGCGAGCTAGAACCTCGTTTATTCTCCTTTAATAATCCGGCGGGTGCTTGTCCAACTTGTGATGGTTTAGGTGTTCAGCAATTTTTTGATCCTGAATTAGTGATCCAAAATAGAGAAATCTCTCTTGCTGGTGGGGCAATTAAAGGATGGGATCGCCGTAACTTTTACTATTTCCAAATGCTTCGCTCATTGGGTGAGCATTATCATTTTGATGTTGAAGCGCCTTTTGATTCGTTACCGGATAACATTCAAAAAGTCATTTTAACGGGCTCAGGCAAAGAAAATATCGAATTTAAATACACCAATGATCGTGGTGATGTTGTTGTGCGTCATCATCCTTTTGAAGGTGTATTAAATAATATGGAACGCCGTTACCGTGAGACAGAATCTAGTGCGGTTCGTGAAGAGCTTTCTAAATATATTAGTAACCGCTCTTGTGCTTCTTGTGGTGGTACACGTTTACGTCGAGAAGCGCGCCATGTGTATGTTGAAAATACCACATTACCTGAAATAGCAGATTACAGCATTGGTCATGCAATGACCTTTTTCCAAAATCTAAAATTGAGTGGTCAGCGAGCGAAGATCGCAGAAAAAGTCTTAAAAGAGATTAGTGACCGATTAAAATTCTTGGTCAATGTGGGATTAAACTACCTCACACTTTCTCGTTCTGCGGAAACTTTATCAGGGGGAGAAGCACAACGTATTCGCTTAGCGAGTCAGATTGGTGCGGGATTAGTTGGCGTTATGTATGTGTTGGATGAACCTTCAATTGGGTTACATCAACGAGACAACGATCGTCTACTTGAAACGCTGATCCACTTGCGTAATTTGGGTAACACGGTGATCGTTGTAGAGCATGACGAAGACGCCATTCGTGCCGCTGATCATATTATTGATATTGGCCCAGGTGCGGGTGTTCATGGTGGTGAAATTGTTGCCCAAGGGACGCTTGAAGATATTATTAATAACCCGAATTCATTGACGGGGAAATTCTTAAGTGGTGAACGCCGTATCGCAATTCCAGAGCAACGTGTGCCTGTTGATCGCGAAAAAATGCTGACCATTCTTGGAGCAAAAGGCAATAACTTAAAAAATGTAAATCTAAAATTACCCGTAGGTTTATTTACTTGTATTACAGGTGTTTCGGGATCAGGTAAATCCACGCTGATCAACGATACGTTATTCCCTATTGCACAACGCCAATTAAATGGGGCTACAAACAGTGTACCTGCGCCTTATTTAGATGTTGAAGGGCTAGAATATTTCGATAAAGTCATTGATATAAACCAAAGCCCTATTGGCCGTACCCCTCGTTCAAATCCTGCAACTTATACAGGTGTCTTTACACCTATTCGTGAGTTATTTGCAGGTGTACCTGAATCTCGTACTCGTGGTTATACACCAGGTCGCTTTAGTTTTAACGTGAAAGGCGGGCGCTGTGAAGCTTGCCAAGGTGATGGTGTTATTAAAGTAGAAATGCACTTTTTACCGGATGTATATGTGCCTTGTGATCAATGTAAAGGTCAACGTTATAACCGTGAAACCCTTGAAGTAAAATACAAAGGAAAAAATATTCACGAAGCGTTGGATATGACCATTGAAGAGGCGAGAGAGTTTTTTGATGCCGTGCCTGCGTTAGCTCGTAAACTACAAACATTGATTGATGTTGGTCTTTCTTATATTCGCTTGGGGCAATCAGCAACGACTTTATCGGGTGGTGAAGCACAGCGAGTTAAGTTAGCAAAAGAGTTATCAAAACGTGGTACGGGACAGACTCTTTATATTCTCGATGAGCCTACAACAGGGCTTCATTTTGCTGATATTGAGTTGCTACTTGAAGTGCTTCATCAGTTACGTGACCAAGGTAATACCATTGTTGTTATTGAGCATAATCTTGATGTGATCAAAACAGCAGACTGGATTGTGGATCTTGGCCCTGAAGGCGGAAGTGGTGGTGGTCAAATTTTAGTGTCAGGCACACCAGAGCAAGTTGCAGAGTTTGAAGGCTCGCATACTGCAAGATTCTTAAAACCAATCTTAGAGCGGGGTTATTAA